The following are encoded together in the Phaseolus vulgaris cultivar G19833 chromosome 9, P. vulgaris v2.0, whole genome shotgun sequence genome:
- the LOC137821815 gene encoding histidine kinase 5-like isoform X4 — MENDCIEEMDIEALPSMWPEDIGTDVGKQFNIEKPGRDQDMLEEVTIIEEPTIVDFKRLMELTNFTEKGSSQLAYLMKRWEYKEANVVRLLREELDNLSKQRQDVELRKLEILEEHRFEEERYGGDKRPVSILDDVYDGIWPDIPCRKSDAVVQNKRNEVDAENDTVMYWKQRALQLEKQLEASIQREQILEEKLQESIANIERQSSPVEELSQILKRADNFLHFILQNAPVVIGHQDKDLRYCFIYNHFPSLQEEDIIGKTDVEIFTGAGVKESQEFKREVLEKGLPAKREITFETELFGSKTFLIYVEPVFSKAGETIGINYMGMDITDQVRKRERMAKIREEIAVQKAKETELNKTIHITEETMRAKQMLATMSHEIRSPLSGVVSMAEVLSNTKLDWEQRQLLDVMLSSGDLVLQLINDILDLSKVESGVMKLEATKFRPREVVKHVLQTAAVSLQKILTLEGHVTDDVPIEVVGDVLRMRQILTNLISNAVKFTHEGKIGINLYVVPEPTFAKAECIQKMTSKHSTISVNGLKEEKYLSTPQCGSDRNLLGGCQKHDDCPSQNHAFNDECRSPVKSECSMNGDTEEQPYSAGTTVWIRCDVYDTGIGIPDAIPTLFKRYMQVSANHARKYGGTGLGLAICKQLVELMGGRLTVSSKEHYGSTFTFILPYKVSIACDNSDDQDELSDVENNDVASDDTIESFFQFQPCTLGSLFPSNGSSRTQMLLPNKIGYTSSHKPGGFSESLYSILSNDIMSKETCSVDDSSSVIDGPETSESASSYGHSSETKNRSLFGRDKLQQDKAHTWSMNGYADSSEATVASGETQQTCQGHGKTNPIVQSSNSTPGVTKSSLRPKILLVEDNKINIMVTQSMMKQLGLSIDVVNNGVEAVRAVQRSTFDLILMDVCMPVMNGLQATKLIRSFEETGTWDAARNAGIEQSLPDSDYECSEPSKKRIPIVAMTANAFSESAEECYANGLDSFVSKPVTFQKLKECIEQYLR, encoded by the exons ATGGAGAATGATTGCATAGAGGAGATGGACATTGAGGCTCTTCCTTCAATGTGGCCTGAAGATATTGGAACTGATGTTGGAAAGCAGTTTAATATAGAAAAGCCTGGAAGGGACCAAGACATGTTAGAGGAGGTTACTATCATAGAGGAGCCAACTATAGTTGACTTCAAGCGTCTCATGGAGCTTACAAATTTTACAGAAAAGGGGTCTTCTCAGTTGGCGTACCTAATGAAACGTTGGGAGTACAAAGAGGCCAATGTTGTGCGTCTTCTCAGGGAAGAGCTCGACAACCTAAGCAAACAAAGGCAGGATGTTGAGCTCAGGAAATTGGAGATATTGGAAGAGCATCGATTTGAGGAAGAAAGATATGGGGGTGATAAACGCCCAGTTTCTATTTTGGATGACGTTTATGATGGTATATGGCCTGATATACCTTGCAGGAAAAGTGATGCTGTGGTTCAAAACAAGAGGAACGAGGTTGATGCTGAGAATGACACTGTCATGTACTGGAAACAGCGAGCCTTGCAATTAGAGAAGCAGCTGGAGGCAAGTATCCAAAGGGAACAGATACTTGAAGAAAAGTTGCAAGAAAGTATAGCAAACATTGAAAGGCAGTCCTCACCGGTGGAAGAACTGTCCCAGATCCTGAAAAGGGCAGACAATTTCTTGCATTTTATACTCCAAAATGCACCTGTTGTTATTGGCCACCAG GACAAAGATTTGCGCTATTGCTTTATATACAATCATTTTCCAAGTTTACAAGAAGAG GACATCATAGGAAAAACAGATGTTGAAATATTCACGGGAGCTGGTGTTAAGGAATCTCAAGAGTTTAAGAGAGAAGTTTTGGAAAAAGGATTACCTGCAAAAAGGGAAATCACTTTTGAGACAGAACTGTTTGGGTCAAAGACATTTTTGATATATGTAGAACCCGTGTTTAGCAAAGCAGGGGAGACAATTGGAATAAATTACATGGGAATGGATATAACAGATCAG gTGAGAAAAAGGGAAAGGATGGCAAAGATTCGGGAAGAGATTGCTGTCCAGAAAGCCAAGGAAACAGAGCTGAATAAAACCATTCACATTACAG AGGAAACTATGCGAGCAAAACAAATGCTGGCAACAATGTCTCACGAGATAAGATCTCCTTTGTCTGGGGTTGTTAGCATGGCTGAAGTTCTTTCTAACACAAAGCTTGATTGGGAGCAAAGACAACTCTTGGATGTCATGCTATCTTCTGGAGATTTGGTTCTTCAACTTATAAATGACATACTTGATCTTTCCAAGGTTGAGTCAG GAGTCATGAAATTGGAAGCTACTAAATTCCGGCCAAGAGAGGTAGTCAAACATGTGCTCCAGACTGCTGCAGTTTCATTGCAAAAAATACTAACCTTGGAAGGACATGTAACTGATGATGTACCTATTGAG GTCGTTGGTGATGTTTTAAGGATGCGGCAAATTCTCACAAATTTAATTAG CAATGCCGTCAAGTTTACCCATGAAGGCAAAATTGGAATAAACCTTTACGTCGTGCCAGAACCTACTTTTGCAAAGGCAGAATGCATCCAAAAGATGACTTCAAAGCATTCAACTATTTCAGTAAATGGTTTGAAAGAAGAGAAATATCTCTCAACGCCTCAATGTGGCAGCGATAGAAATCTTCTTGGTGGTTGTCAAAAACATGATGATTGTCCCAGCCAAAACCATGCATTCAATGATGAATGTAGATCACCGGTCAAAAGCGAATGCTCAATGAATGGAGACACTGAGGAGCAACCTTATTCAGCTGGAACAACAGTGTGGATACGTTGTGATGTATATGACACGGGCATTGGAATACCAG ATGCTATACCAACCTTGTTTAAAAGGTACATGCAAGTCAGTGCAAACCATGCTCGAAAGTACGGTGGCACAGGGCTAGGACTAGCAATATGCAAACAGCTG GTTGAGTTGATGGGGGGTCGTCTAACCGTGTCTAGCAAAGAACACTATGGTTCTACCTTCACTTTCATACTCCCTTACAAGGTTTCAATTGCTTGTGATAATTCTGATGACCAGGATGAGCTGTCTGATGTAGAGAATAATGATGTTGCATCTGATGATACAATAGAGAGTTTCTTCCAATTCCAGCCATGCACTTTGGGCTCTCTATTCCCTTCTAATGGATCTAGCAGGACACAGATGTTATTACCAAACAAAATTGGCTACACAAGCTCCCATAAACCTGGTGGCTTTTCTGAGAGTTTATATTCAATCCTCTCGAATGATATCATGTCAAAAGAGACATGCTCAGTTGATGATTCATCTTCAGTTATTGATGGTCCAGAGACGTCTGAATCGGCCAGTTCATATGGTCACAGCTCAGAAACAAAGAACAGAAGTTTATTTGGCAGAGATAAACTGCAGCAAGATAAGGCTCATACTTGGTCCATGAATGGTTATGCAGATTCCTCTGAAGCAACTGTGGCAAGTGGAGAAACCCAACAAACATGTCAGGGTCATGGGAAGACCAACCCAATTGTCCAATCAAGCAACAGTACACCAGGAGTAACCAAATCCTCATTAAGGCCTAAGATCCTTCTTGTTGAAGATAACAAGATTAATATCATGGTGACACAGTCCATGATGAAGCAATTAGGCCTTAGCATAGATGTTGTGAATAATGGAGTGGAAGCTGTACGTGCAGTTCAGCGCAGCACTTTTGACCTGATTCTGATG GATGTCTGCATGCCAGTTATGAATGGTCTTCAAGCAACCAAACTGATTCGATCTTTTGAGGAAACAGGCACTTGGGATGCTGCAAGAAATGCTGGAATCGAGCAAAGTCTACCAGATTCAGATTATGAATGTTCTGAACCTTCTAAAAAGCGGATTCCCATTGTTGCT ATGACAGCAAATGCTTTCTCAGAGAGTGCTGAAGAGTGCTATGCAAATGGATTGGACTCGTTTGTGTCAAAACCTGTAACTTTCCAAAAACTGAAAGAATGTATTGAACAGTACCTAAGGTGA